A region from the Candidatus Electrothrix scaldis genome encodes:
- a CDS encoding SPFH domain-containing protein, with product MKRGTHRRGLKAALSIFFFLIILPGCGFVVLLGIFGTNPNTPAGYEGYVFEKPRIFGKGGFRGELKGPSNYGISLWRNEVTNVDFRPQTYPETFKILAKDELNISFRFQSIIKVKPGTIRTVVEDYAGDAFYERYIKEPLRAMVRKHVQYLNSREIKEKRKEIAAAVASDLEEHLKGTPFVLVSSVVGNIDYPPVVTQAVEKKLAAQQLLDEKETQREIAKKDAEIRIEEAKGIAEAQKIINTTLTQNYLQHEAIQAQLQMASSPNHTTVYIPAGANGIPLIGTLNADTSSNATK from the coding sequence ATGAAGAGAGGAACACATCGTCGCGGCTTAAAGGCTGCTCTATCAATTTTCTTCTTTCTTATCATACTGCCAGGTTGCGGCTTTGTGGTGCTTCTGGGGATATTTGGCACGAATCCGAACACACCAGCCGGGTACGAAGGATATGTTTTTGAGAAACCACGAATATTCGGTAAAGGAGGTTTTCGCGGCGAACTCAAGGGCCCTTCCAATTATGGCATCTCTCTGTGGAGAAATGAGGTGACAAATGTTGATTTTCGCCCCCAGACCTACCCAGAGACCTTTAAAATCCTTGCTAAGGACGAGCTGAATATTTCTTTTCGTTTTCAGTCTATTATTAAAGTAAAACCAGGGACGATCAGGACGGTTGTGGAGGATTATGCAGGAGACGCCTTTTACGAGCGCTACATCAAAGAACCACTCAGGGCAATGGTACGCAAACATGTTCAATATCTGAACAGCCGAGAGATTAAAGAAAAACGCAAAGAGATAGCTGCGGCTGTGGCAAGCGATCTTGAGGAGCATCTTAAAGGGACACCCTTTGTTCTCGTCTCCAGCGTTGTCGGAAATATTGACTATCCTCCTGTGGTCACTCAGGCCGTTGAAAAAAAACTAGCAGCTCAACAATTACTTGATGAAAAAGAGACGCAAAGAGAGATCGCTAAAAAAGACGCAGAAATCCGCATAGAAGAAGCCAAGGGCATTGCTGAAGCGCAAAAAATTATCAACACCACTCTCACGCAAAACTATCTGCAACACGAAGCCATCCAGGCCCAGTTACAAATGGCCTCCTCGCCAAATCACACCACTGTGTACATTCCGGCCGGAGCTAACGGAATCCCGCTGATCGGCACGCTTAATGCCGACACCTCCTCAAACGCTACGAAATAA
- a CDS encoding DUF58 domain-containing protein produces MIRYFFYQSYKIFDGISSWRERRFTPAGLLILALLAISAGIGMNPWRSTVYQVFALAAPLLLLSFLFSFFFRVRLTIKRRLPKFAQAGVPLTYSVWIHNHTLKQQSGLLIKEQFGDPRPTYDEFLRAREPEEDTRNAWDKRTMVYRWMWLVAQNRQAKGKEQVLPTLPPHANEQIRIEILPLHRGYLELTGVTVSRPDPFGLFKACHFFPCYERILILPKRYRLPQLDLPGSRRHQPGGVALASSVGNSDEFVSLREYRSGDPLRRIHWKSWAKTGKLIVKNYQDEFFVRHGLVLDTFQEQPYSRAFEEAVSLAASFVSTVETQESLLDLMFVGNKAYCFSSGRGVSHTDSMMEVLACVQPCHDRQFSELSSLLTSHASRISGCLCILLAWDEARQKMIKMLRGIGVPLKVIVVTEEAEGVNDAGPMQSDAENFHVLAAGKMEEGVAKL; encoded by the coding sequence ATGATACGATATTTTTTCTATCAATCCTACAAGATCTTTGATGGGATAAGCAGCTGGCGGGAGCGGCGTTTCACTCCGGCAGGCCTGCTGATTCTGGCCCTTCTTGCTATCTCGGCCGGTATCGGCATGAATCCCTGGCGCAGCACGGTCTACCAGGTCTTTGCCCTTGCCGCCCCTCTCCTCCTGCTTTCCTTTCTCTTTAGCTTTTTTTTCCGGGTGCGCCTTACGATAAAAAGAAGGCTCCCGAAATTTGCCCAGGCTGGAGTCCCCCTGACCTATTCAGTCTGGATCCATAATCACACCCTCAAACAGCAATCAGGCCTGCTGATCAAAGAACAATTCGGCGATCCCCGCCCCACCTATGATGAATTTCTCCGGGCCAGGGAGCCGGAAGAAGACACCCGGAATGCCTGGGATAAGCGAACAATGGTCTACCGCTGGATGTGGCTGGTTGCTCAAAACCGCCAGGCAAAGGGAAAGGAGCAGGTGCTCCCGACACTGCCTCCACACGCTAACGAACAGATTCGGATCGAAATCCTTCCCCTGCATCGTGGCTACCTGGAGCTCACCGGCGTTACCGTATCGCGCCCCGACCCCTTTGGCCTCTTCAAAGCCTGCCATTTTTTCCCTTGCTATGAACGGATCTTAATACTCCCTAAACGCTACCGCCTCCCGCAATTAGACCTACCTGGTTCACGTCGACATCAACCCGGCGGAGTTGCCTTGGCCTCGTCTGTGGGAAATTCCGATGAATTTGTTTCTCTGAGAGAATACCGCTCCGGCGATCCCCTGCGTAGAATTCACTGGAAGAGTTGGGCCAAGACAGGTAAGCTGATCGTGAAAAATTATCAGGATGAGTTTTTTGTCCGGCATGGCCTGGTACTGGACACCTTTCAGGAGCAGCCCTACAGCAGGGCCTTTGAAGAGGCCGTTTCCCTGGCAGCCTCCTTTGTCAGTACGGTAGAGACTCAGGAGTCTCTGCTCGACCTGATGTTTGTTGGCAATAAGGCCTATTGTTTTTCTTCGGGTCGCGGCGTTTCACATACAGACAGCATGATGGAAGTTCTGGCCTGTGTACAGCCCTGTCATGATCGACAGTTTTCCGAGCTTTCTTCCTTGCTGACCAGTCATGCCTCGCGGATAAGTGGGTGCCTCTGCATTTTACTTGCCTGGGATGAGGCACGACAAAAAATGATAAAAATGCTGCGGGGCATCGGAGTGCCGTTGAAGGTTATTGTGGTGACGGAGGAGGCAGAGGGCGTAAACGATGCGGGCCCCATGCAGAGTGATGCAGAAAATTTCCACGTATTAGCTGCTGGTAAAATGGAAGAAGGTGTAGCGAAATTATAA
- a CDS encoding amino acid ABC transporter ATP-binding protein — MGNTSVRQKTQDHRSIAIELEGVHKWYGTFHVLKDINLTVQRGEKIIICGPSGCGKSTLIRCINRLEEHQRGIIRVAGMELTDNIKQVEKIRRDIGMVFQQFNLFPHLTVLENCCLALIWVLKKPRQEAEKIAMDYLERVKVVDQVYKYPGQLSGGQQQRVAIARSLCMNPNIMLFDEPTSALDPEMIKEVLDVMVDLAHEGMTMLCVTHEMGFARTVADRVLFMDSGEIIEANDPESFFSNPQSERTKLFLGQIL; from the coding sequence ATGGGGAATACATCTGTTCGACAGAAAACTCAAGATCATCGTTCCATTGCAATTGAACTCGAAGGGGTTCATAAATGGTACGGAACTTTTCATGTCCTGAAGGATATCAATCTGACAGTTCAGCGGGGGGAGAAGATTATTATCTGCGGCCCCTCCGGTTGCGGGAAATCCACCCTGATTCGCTGTATAAACAGGTTGGAGGAACATCAGCGAGGGATAATCCGAGTAGCAGGAATGGAGCTTACTGATAATATTAAGCAAGTTGAAAAAATCCGTCGTGATATCGGTATGGTTTTTCAGCAGTTTAATCTCTTCCCTCATCTGACGGTGCTGGAGAATTGCTGTCTTGCCTTAATTTGGGTGCTGAAAAAACCTCGTCAAGAGGCGGAAAAGATTGCTATGGACTACCTGGAACGGGTTAAGGTCGTTGACCAGGTATATAAATATCCTGGCCAGTTGTCCGGTGGGCAGCAACAGCGGGTGGCCATTGCCCGCTCTCTCTGTATGAATCCCAATATTATGCTTTTTGATGAACCTACTTCGGCCCTTGATCCTGAAATGATCAAGGAAGTGCTTGATGTTATGGTCGATTTGGCGCATGAGGGGATGACTATGCTGTGCGTTACCCATGAAATGGGTTTTGCCCGGACGGTTGCAGATAGAGTTCTTTTTATGGATTCTGGCGAGATTATTGAGGCGAATGATCCTGAGAGCTTCTTCTCCAATCCACAGTCGGAGCGAACTAAGCTCTTTTTGGGACAGATTTTATAA
- a CDS encoding aminoglycoside phosphotransferase family protein encodes MTAECGEALSFFLPHEKEIRKEPLGGGIVNDTWRITLHSGSKYILQRLNLAVFPDPVAVQENLHKVSEHIHSHLPDLSAQLNRHFKPFRLITHKTGVKSYQDSKGAHWRLLTHIDHACSLPAISTTHQAEEIGATLGLFHQLLATLPPESLTDPLPGFHDTPLYLAQYDRVLSAPENFEAEDCRERIEQHRKDAFLLENARQQGRISQQLIHADPKVANFLFSLDGQKVISLIDLDTVRPGLLLHDIGDCLRSCCNPLGEEVKSPEDIYFHADFFAAVVKGYLKTAANLLSPGDRALLVDSAWLISFELGLRFYSDYLVKNCYFKVSYPEQNLFRARIQFALARSIARQYDKLCALIQGI; translated from the coding sequence TTGACCGCAGAATGCGGAGAGGCTCTTTCCTTTTTCCTCCCTCATGAAAAAGAGATACGCAAGGAGCCTCTGGGCGGAGGAATCGTCAATGACACCTGGCGGATCACCCTCCATTCTGGTAGTAAGTACATTCTGCAACGCCTCAACCTAGCTGTTTTCCCCGACCCGGTCGCGGTTCAGGAGAATCTGCATAAGGTGAGCGAACATATCCATAGCCACCTTCCCGACCTCTCGGCGCAGCTCAACAGACACTTCAAACCGTTCCGCCTTATCACTCATAAAACGGGTGTAAAGAGTTACCAGGACAGCAAGGGTGCCCACTGGCGCCTGCTCACCCATATTGATCATGCCTGCTCCTTACCTGCGATCTCCACCACTCACCAAGCGGAGGAAATCGGAGCAACCTTAGGCCTGTTTCATCAACTTCTTGCCACTCTTCCCCCGGAATCTCTCACAGACCCTCTACCGGGCTTCCATGACACTCCCCTCTATCTTGCCCAATATGATCGGGTGCTCTCCGCACCGGAAAATTTCGAAGCAGAAGATTGCCGCGAACGTATTGAGCAGCACAGAAAAGATGCCTTTCTTCTGGAGAATGCCCGTCAACAAGGGAGAATCAGCCAACAGCTCATTCATGCAGACCCCAAGGTGGCCAATTTCCTTTTCTCCTTAGACGGGCAAAAAGTCATCAGCCTCATTGATCTGGATACGGTGCGTCCCGGCCTCCTGCTCCATGATATCGGTGATTGCCTCCGCTCCTGCTGCAACCCCTTGGGCGAAGAGGTGAAGAGCCCGGAGGATATCTACTTCCATGCGGACTTTTTTGCTGCTGTAGTCAAAGGATACCTGAAAACGGCTGCTAACCTTCTTTCGCCTGGAGACAGGGCGCTCCTTGTTGACAGCGCCTGGCTGATCAGCTTTGAACTCGGCCTGCGCTTTTATAGCGATTATCTGGTCAAGAACTGTTATTTTAAGGTGAGTTATCCAGAGCAGAATCTTTTCCGGGCTCGAATCCAGTTCGCCTTGGCACGTTCCATTGCACGGCAATACGATAAGCTCTGTGCATTGATCCAAGGTATCTAA
- a CDS encoding ABC transporter permease subunit (The N-terminal region of this protein, as described by TIGR01726, is a three transmembrane segment that identifies a subfamily of ABC transporter permease subunits, which specificities that include histidine, arginine, glutamine, glutamate, L-cystine (sic), the opines (in Agrobacterium) octopine and nopaline, etc.): MDSKPEEPIVRWLNRGRNRALLFQILLMLSTVLFFVVIGINALSNLEEQGITSGFAFLSHKAGFSIIQTLIEYSESSTYAETFLVGLLNTLLISVLGIIGATILGFIIGVARLSSNWLIAQLAGIYIEIFRNLPLLLQVFFWYFTVLRSLPLPRGSLHIGDWLFLNIRGIYVPRPLPHAGMNWLLIVFLMSIVAITLFKIWAWKYKERTGEELPFIRISLAILFVPTVITWCATGGPLHWELPSLQGLNFNGGITIIPELAALLLALVVYTASFIAEIVRSGILSVNPAQTEAARALGLPQRKILRLVVIPQAMRMIIPQMTSQYLNLVKNSSLATAIGYPDLVSVFAGTSLNQTGQAIEIIAMTMAVYLILSLLISWLMNRYNERALLLER, translated from the coding sequence ATGGACAGTAAACCCGAAGAACCTATAGTCCGATGGTTGAACCGGGGACGGAATAGGGCCTTACTCTTTCAGATTCTTCTGATGCTGAGTACAGTGCTCTTTTTTGTCGTCATTGGCATCAATGCGCTCAGCAACCTGGAGGAGCAGGGAATAACCAGCGGCTTTGCCTTTCTGAGCCATAAGGCTGGTTTTAGCATCATCCAGACGCTTATTGAGTATAGCGAATCCAGCACCTATGCCGAAACTTTTCTGGTCGGCCTCCTCAACACCCTCCTTATTTCAGTTTTAGGTATTATCGGTGCTACAATTCTTGGTTTTATTATTGGTGTAGCGAGACTTTCTTCTAACTGGCTGATTGCCCAACTCGCTGGTATCTATATAGAGATATTTCGAAATCTTCCTCTTCTTCTTCAGGTTTTTTTCTGGTATTTTACAGTCCTTCGTTCTCTTCCTTTGCCTCGTGGCAGCCTGCATATCGGAGATTGGCTCTTTCTCAATATCAGAGGGATCTATGTTCCGCGCCCGCTTCCTCACGCCGGGATGAATTGGTTGCTTATCGTTTTCCTTATGAGTATAGTAGCGATTACTCTCTTTAAAATCTGGGCATGGAAATATAAGGAAAGAACAGGGGAAGAGTTGCCATTCATACGTATTTCTTTGGCTATCTTGTTCGTTCCAACCGTCATTACCTGGTGTGCTACTGGCGGCCCCTTGCATTGGGAACTTCCATCCTTGCAAGGCTTAAATTTTAATGGAGGGATAACTATTATTCCCGAGCTTGCAGCTCTTCTTCTTGCTTTGGTTGTGTATACTGCCAGCTTTATTGCTGAAATTGTCCGATCAGGCATTTTGTCTGTTAATCCTGCCCAAACGGAAGCGGCGCGTGCCTTGGGATTACCCCAAAGAAAAATTTTACGTCTGGTGGTTATTCCTCAGGCTATGCGGATGATTATTCCGCAGATGACCAGCCAGTACTTGAATCTGGTTAAAAACTCCTCTTTGGCTACGGCGATAGGGTATCCTGATCTCGTATCGGTTTTCGCCGGAACAAGCCTGAATCAAACAGGTCAGGCCATTGAGATTATAGCCATGACTATGGCTGTTTATTTGATCCTGAGTTTACTTATCTCCTGGTTGATGAATAGGTATAATGAGCGAGCCTTATTATTGGAGAGGTAA
- a CDS encoding amino acid ABC transporter permease, with translation MTEAHIPHPDLSPPLTSVGPVGWVRRNLFSTPLNSLFTLTALYLLYHFIPPMINWAVVSADWSGTSRDACSGDGACWVFVRLRFLHFMVGFYPEEQLWRPIAAFAMGVLLLLYLFLKGMPHKNWVAVFTIFGSPIVAFFLFYGGVFGLPVVETHQWGGLMLTLILSTVGMLFALPLGTLLALGRRSSMPFTKSLCVVFIELWRGVPLITVLFMSSVLIPLFMPEGVRMDKLLRALIGISLFQSAYMAEVVRSGLQVVPRGQYEAADALGLSYWKAMLLIILPQALKTVIPGIVNTFIQLFKDTTLVLIIGLFDLLATVQASFTDSKWLGFSAEGYIFAGLIYWLFCFSMSRYSRYLEKKLHTGY, from the coding sequence ATGACGGAAGCGCATATTCCGCATCCTGATTTATCCCCACCTCTGACCAGTGTTGGACCTGTGGGCTGGGTGCGACGGAACCTGTTTTCAACACCGCTCAACAGCCTGTTCACATTGACGGCCCTTTATCTGCTCTACCATTTTATCCCTCCAATGATTAACTGGGCCGTGGTTTCAGCGGATTGGTCAGGAACCAGCCGTGATGCCTGTTCGGGAGATGGTGCCTGCTGGGTCTTTGTCAGGTTGCGTTTTCTTCATTTCATGGTAGGCTTTTATCCGGAGGAGCAACTCTGGCGTCCTATTGCTGCCTTTGCTATGGGAGTTCTCTTGCTCCTTTATCTTTTTTTAAAAGGCATGCCACATAAAAATTGGGTTGCCGTATTCACCATTTTTGGTTCCCCTATTGTCGCCTTCTTTTTGTTTTACGGGGGGGTGTTCGGTTTACCTGTTGTGGAGACCCATCAGTGGGGCGGCTTGATGCTCACCCTGATTCTCTCTACAGTGGGTATGCTTTTTGCTCTTCCTCTGGGGACTCTGCTGGCCTTGGGGCGCCGTTCCTCAATGCCGTTTACTAAGTCGTTGTGTGTCGTTTTTATTGAGCTTTGGCGTGGCGTTCCGTTGATTACCGTCCTTTTTATGTCTTCCGTATTGATTCCTCTGTTTATGCCGGAAGGGGTACGGATGGACAAGCTGTTACGTGCCCTCATAGGTATATCTTTGTTTCAGTCTGCCTATATGGCAGAGGTTGTGCGCAGTGGTCTTCAGGTTGTCCCACGGGGACAGTATGAGGCCGCAGATGCTTTGGGCCTGTCGTATTGGAAGGCCATGCTGCTGATCATCCTGCCTCAGGCTTTGAAAACAGTCATACCCGGTATAGTGAATACCTTTATTCAGCTCTTTAAAGATACAACCTTGGTGCTTATTATTGGCCTGTTTGATCTCCTGGCAACTGTACAGGCTTCCTTTACTGACAGTAAATGGCTGGGCTTTTCGGCAGAAGGGTATATCTTTGCCGGACTGATTTATTGGCTGTTCTGTTTTTCCATGTCCAGGTACAGTCGCTATCTGGAAAAGAAACTTCATACTGGGTATTAA
- a CDS encoding MoxR family ATPase, whose amino-acid sequence MTNDTATQATAVLQNVAANIAKVMKGQKDSIRLLLAGFAGGGHILLEDYPGTGKTTLAKTLALSIETRFTRIQFTPDLLPSDILGVSIFDPKDKEFRLHKGPVFTNILLADEINRASPRTQSALLEAMAENQVSIDGGNCQLEDLFFVIATQNPVESRGTYPLPEAQMDRFSLQFSLGYISVEDEVAVLSNQSGHHPIEDITPCATVDDILLVKKQVQEVHISEELKTYIVQLVHTSRSFPGLVLGAGPRASLSLMQTARALALFDGQDFVTPDHIQEIAVPVIAHRLVLDPQARFSGQTAQGIVEELLETVPVPA is encoded by the coding sequence ATGACAAACGACACAGCGACACAGGCAACAGCAGTCCTGCAGAACGTAGCTGCGAATATCGCAAAGGTTATGAAGGGCCAGAAAGACTCTATCCGCTTATTGCTGGCAGGCTTTGCCGGAGGAGGCCATATCCTGTTGGAAGATTACCCGGGGACAGGCAAAACTACTCTTGCCAAGACCTTGGCGCTCTCTATCGAAACCCGCTTTACCCGTATCCAGTTCACCCCGGACCTCCTGCCTTCAGATATTCTCGGCGTCTCCATCTTTGACCCCAAGGACAAAGAATTTCGCCTCCACAAGGGACCGGTATTCACCAATATCCTGCTGGCAGACGAAATCAACAGGGCCTCGCCCCGCACCCAATCCGCCCTCCTGGAGGCAATGGCAGAAAATCAGGTGAGCATTGACGGTGGAAATTGCCAACTTGAGGACCTTTTCTTTGTTATTGCCACCCAGAACCCTGTAGAATCTCGGGGAACCTATCCTTTACCAGAAGCACAGATGGATCGCTTTTCCCTGCAATTCAGCCTTGGCTATATTAGTGTAGAAGATGAAGTGGCAGTGCTGTCCAACCAATCAGGCCATCATCCCATTGAAGATATTACTCCATGCGCTACTGTAGATGATATTCTACTGGTAAAAAAACAGGTACAGGAGGTGCATATCAGCGAAGAACTGAAAACATACATTGTCCAACTTGTCCACACCAGCCGCTCTTTCCCCGGCCTGGTCCTTGGAGCAGGCCCCAGGGCCTCACTCTCCCTGATGCAAACGGCCCGGGCCTTGGCCCTGTTTGACGGACAAGACTTTGTCACACCGGATCATATCCAGGAAATAGCTGTCCCGGTGATTGCCCACCGGCTCGTGCTTGATCCCCAGGCTCGCTTTTCCGGTCAGACCGCCCAGGGCATTGTCGAAGAACTCCTGGAAACCGTCCCAGTTCCGGCATAA
- a CDS encoding arginine N-succinyltransferase produces the protein MTEQLPSKKGVSLKQVLLIVAGAMVLTVVITFFVIKTWLFPSPFTPVELSQQEEQRLEQKISRFDAVAAESPETDNRNRARSFTPQAEDYDERGSLKPETYSEEGANREITFTERELNGILANNTDLAQKMAIDLSTDLVSLRLLLPVDPDFPILGGKTLRVRAGAELAYRNSKPVVALKGISVMGVPIPNAWLGGLKNIDLMQEFGGEPGFWQSLGEGVESIRVREGELHIKLKK, from the coding sequence ATGACTGAACAACTACCAAGCAAAAAAGGCGTTTCCCTTAAACAGGTTCTGCTGATTGTTGCCGGTGCAATGGTTTTGACCGTTGTGATCACCTTTTTCGTGATCAAAACCTGGCTCTTTCCCTCACCCTTCACACCAGTGGAACTGAGTCAACAGGAAGAGCAGCGTTTAGAACAAAAAATCAGCCGCTTTGATGCCGTTGCCGCTGAATCACCTGAAACCGACAACAGAAACCGAGCACGCTCCTTCACCCCACAAGCAGAGGATTATGACGAGCGAGGCTCCTTGAAACCGGAAACATATTCTGAAGAAGGCGCAAATCGAGAGATTACTTTCACGGAACGTGAGCTCAACGGAATCCTGGCAAACAATACAGATCTTGCCCAAAAAATGGCTATAGACCTGAGCACAGACCTGGTCAGTCTGCGTCTCCTTCTGCCGGTTGATCCTGATTTCCCCATCCTGGGAGGCAAGACCCTTCGGGTAAGGGCAGGTGCAGAGCTCGCCTATCGTAATAGCAAGCCTGTCGTGGCCCTCAAAGGGATCTCTGTGATGGGCGTGCCCATCCCCAATGCCTGGTTAGGCGGTTTGAAAAACATTGACCTGATGCAGGAGTTCGGAGGTGAACCGGGATTCTGGCAGAGCTTGGGCGAAGGTGTGGAGAGTATTCGGGTTCGGGAAGGAGAGCTGCACATTAAACTGAAGAAATAA
- a CDS encoding peptidylprolyl isomerase, whose protein sequence is MKITDGKTVIIDYTLSLKNGDIIETTRDDEPVTYVQGTGEVIEGLEQAVAGMKKGSKKDIVLPVDQAFGKHDPEALLEIPKNELPPESLVPETIIHADGPKGQTINGKVVEVKEETVIVDFNHPLAGQELYCAVHIIDVQ, encoded by the coding sequence ATGAAAATAACAGACGGAAAGACCGTTATTATTGATTACACCCTAAGCCTGAAAAATGGCGATATCATTGAAACCACAAGGGACGACGAGCCAGTTACCTATGTTCAGGGGACAGGAGAGGTTATTGAGGGACTGGAACAGGCCGTCGCAGGCATGAAAAAGGGGAGCAAAAAAGACATTGTTCTTCCGGTTGATCAGGCTTTTGGTAAGCACGATCCTGAGGCCTTGCTTGAAATTCCGAAAAACGAGCTCCCGCCTGAGTCCCTTGTCCCAGAAACCATCATCCACGCCGACGGTCCCAAGGGGCAAACTATTAACGGCAAGGTTGTCGAAGTGAAAGAGGAAACGGTTATTGTGGACTTTAACCACCCCTTGGCTGGTCAGGAGCTCTATTGCGCTGTGCATATCATTGACGTTCAGTAG
- a CDS encoding amino acid ABC transporter substrate-binding protein, with amino-acid sequence MKKYILSSLVTFLFLLSVAPIMAGTLDEVKKRGTLVCGVSTGLPGFSATDEKGHWKGLDVDGCRAIAAAVFGDAKKVKYVPLNAKERFTALQSGEIDVLVRGTTWTKHRDTALGLNFAGVNYYDGQGFMVSKKLGVKSAKDLDGAIFCIHAGTTTELNLADYFSKNNMRYEAIVFDTHDQAARGFEAGRCDCLTSDQSQLYALRTHLSKPYNAVVLKEVISKEPLGPVVRQGDDPWFNVVRWAFFAMINAEELRVTSANVDAMRRDSKNPDVQRLLGLDGDKGKSLGLSEDWSYQIIKQVGNYAESFERNVGKGSTLKIKRGLNALWKDGGILYAPPMR; translated from the coding sequence ATGAAAAAATATATACTCAGCAGCTTGGTAACGTTTTTGTTCCTGCTGTCTGTTGCCCCAATAATGGCAGGTACCCTGGATGAGGTAAAAAAACGTGGAACCTTGGTGTGCGGGGTGTCTACTGGCTTACCGGGGTTTTCTGCAACCGATGAAAAAGGGCATTGGAAGGGGCTGGATGTCGATGGCTGTCGTGCCATTGCTGCGGCTGTTTTCGGTGATGCCAAGAAGGTGAAATATGTTCCCCTGAATGCCAAAGAACGTTTTACCGCCCTCCAGTCCGGCGAGATTGACGTGTTAGTGCGCGGGACAACCTGGACAAAACATCGTGACACAGCTCTAGGCCTCAATTTTGCCGGAGTCAATTACTACGATGGACAGGGATTTATGGTGTCCAAGAAGCTTGGGGTGAAATCTGCTAAGGATCTTGATGGGGCAATCTTCTGTATTCATGCTGGAACAACCACAGAGTTGAATCTGGCTGATTATTTTTCAAAAAATAACATGAGATACGAAGCCATTGTCTTTGACACCCACGATCAGGCCGCCAGAGGCTTCGAGGCTGGACGTTGCGATTGCCTGACGTCGGACCAATCGCAATTATATGCCCTTCGTACGCATCTCAGTAAGCCCTACAATGCTGTTGTTCTGAAGGAGGTTATCTCTAAGGAACCTTTGGGGCCGGTTGTTCGCCAAGGCGATGATCCTTGGTTTAATGTGGTTCGTTGGGCCTTTTTTGCTATGATAAATGCAGAGGAGCTCCGAGTGACTTCTGCTAATGTCGACGCAATGCGAAGAGATTCGAAAAACCCAGATGTTCAGCGTCTGCTGGGGCTGGATGGTGATAAAGGCAAGAGCTTGGGGCTATCGGAAGATTGGAGTTACCAGATCATTAAACAGGTCGGTAATTATGCCGAGAGTTTTGAGCGCAATGTAGGGAAAGGATCTACCTTGAAAATTAAGCGCGGTCTTAACGCTCTCTGGAAGGATGGAGGCATATTGTATGCTCCGCCCATGCGATAA
- a CDS encoding nucleotide pyrophosphohydrolase yields the protein MSSSIHSLADLTTAVCEFSEQRDWDQFHTPKNLAMALIVEAAELVEHFQWLSQQQSSAISDDEREAVSLEMADVLIYLVRMAERLDIDLLDAAEKKIKLNGIKYPVDQAKGRSDKYTRYQRKETP from the coding sequence ATGTCTTCCTCCATACATTCACTTGCAGACCTGACCACTGCGGTCTGCGAATTTTCCGAACAACGGGACTGGGATCAGTTTCATACTCCGAAGAATCTTGCAATGGCGCTTATTGTTGAAGCAGCCGAGCTGGTCGAGCATTTTCAATGGCTCAGCCAACAACAAAGCAGTGCAATCAGCGATGACGAACGGGAAGCCGTGTCTCTGGAGATGGCGGATGTCCTCATCTATTTAGTACGGATGGCTGAACGCCTGGACATTGACCTCCTTGATGCTGCCGAGAAAAAAATCAAGCTCAACGGCATAAAATACCCTGTGGATCAAGCCAAAGGGAGGTCGGATAAATACACCCGCTATCAAAGGAAGGAAACTCCTTGA